Proteins from one Gimesia maris genomic window:
- a CDS encoding DUF1559 family PulG-like putative transporter, with protein MKISPVWAGSNYLVNSDSGLNTEYWMPENDGLFWWGLSSQLGDITDGTTNTIFMAEPLFGNRGPDTATLLAPDRQMKRVSGRGRFSATADDLVSRDATGYEGGCAGMWIYRRSFSTI; from the coding sequence TTGAAAATCAGTCCAGTATGGGCTGGTTCTAACTACCTGGTCAACAGTGACTCCGGACTCAATACCGAATACTGGATGCCTGAAAACGACGGTCTGTTCTGGTGGGGATTATCCTCACAACTGGGTGACATTACAGACGGAACCACAAATACCATCTTTATGGCAGAACCCCTGTTTGGAAACAGAGGGCCTGATACAGCGACTCTACTAGCACCTGATCGTCAGATGAAACGTGTTAGTGGCAGAGGTCGATTTTCTGCTACGGCTGATGACCTGGTTTCCCGAGACGCAACCGGTTACGAAGGGGGATGTGCCGGTATGTGGATATACAGAAGGAGCTTTTCAACTATCTGA